The following proteins are co-located in the Shouchella hunanensis genome:
- a CDS encoding adenine deaminase C-terminal domain-containing protein, with protein sequence MTTERIQRWTKTRLREHLSVIRGERPPTLVLKHATYLNFARRKWLEANIWIADDQIVYVGQEMPETLGDAEVVDCTGQFIVPGYIEHHAHPFQLYNPLSLAQYASERGTTTLINDNLVYFLNLEKKKALSLIEKLEELPTTMYWWTRYDSQSELLKDDMFSNSKIKAWLEHHLVVQGGELTSWPRVLQGDDTTLHWMQETTRLRKPIEGHLPGASEKTLSQMALLGVTCDHEAITGEEVVRRLDVGYTVSLRHSSIRPDLPRLFKELKELGVDYFGRCLMTTDGSPPSFYEEGIMNKCIQIAIDSGIDPIDAYGMATYYVARYYNIDHKLGMIGPGRTAHLNFLSAKDSPTPVSVLAKGQWILRDGEAVTKEASFPWSDYGIAPIEFNWTLSENELHFSMPMGIEMTNAVILKPYQTMLETASTALSTDHDESFFAMIDKKGKWLVTTTLKGFSTSVMGLASSYSYTGDVILIGKSLKAMVQAFNELKKQGGGLILVEEDQVIDRIELPLLGMMSDKPMEVIMNQEQSFTKKLRERGYKHEDPMYSLQFFSSTHLPYIRVTQKGIYDVRKKRILFPAIMR encoded by the coding sequence ATGACGACTGAGCGAATACAGCGATGGACGAAGACTAGGCTAAGAGAGCATCTAAGTGTTATTCGTGGTGAACGACCACCAACCTTAGTACTCAAACATGCCACTTATTTAAACTTTGCAAGAAGAAAATGGCTCGAAGCCAATATATGGATTGCTGATGATCAGATTGTTTATGTTGGACAGGAGATGCCTGAGACGTTAGGCGATGCCGAAGTAGTAGACTGTACAGGTCAATTTATTGTTCCAGGTTATATTGAACATCACGCCCATCCATTTCAATTATATAATCCCCTTAGTTTAGCTCAATATGCATCTGAGCGCGGGACTACCACATTGATTAATGACAATCTAGTTTATTTTTTAAACTTAGAAAAAAAGAAAGCGCTTTCTTTGATTGAAAAATTGGAAGAGCTACCGACAACGATGTATTGGTGGACGAGATATGATTCTCAATCAGAATTGCTTAAAGATGATATGTTTTCTAATTCGAAAATTAAAGCATGGCTGGAGCATCATCTCGTCGTTCAAGGTGGAGAGCTTACTTCTTGGCCGCGAGTTTTACAAGGTGACGACACAACTTTACATTGGATGCAAGAGACGACCCGTCTAAGAAAACCAATAGAAGGGCATCTGCCGGGAGCATCTGAGAAAACGCTCTCGCAAATGGCGTTATTAGGTGTTACTTGTGATCATGAGGCCATTACAGGGGAAGAAGTTGTTCGGAGACTCGATGTTGGTTATACAGTGTCACTCCGTCATTCTTCTATACGACCAGATTTACCACGGCTATTTAAAGAATTAAAAGAGCTCGGTGTTGATTATTTTGGGCGCTGTTTGATGACAACAGATGGCTCACCCCCTTCATTTTACGAAGAGGGCATCATGAATAAATGCATACAGATTGCCATTGATTCTGGAATTGATCCAATCGATGCTTACGGGATGGCAACATATTATGTAGCGCGCTACTATAATATTGACCATAAATTAGGAATGATTGGACCTGGTCGCACTGCTCACCTGAACTTCTTGTCTGCAAAAGATTCGCCTACCCCTGTTAGTGTGCTTGCAAAAGGTCAGTGGATTTTACGCGATGGAGAAGCTGTTACGAAAGAAGCGAGTTTCCCATGGTCTGATTATGGTATTGCACCCATTGAATTTAATTGGACGCTTTCAGAAAACGAACTTCATTTTTCGATGCCAATGGGCATCGAAATGACAAATGCTGTTATCCTAAAGCCGTACCAAACTATGTTAGAAACAGCATCAACCGCCCTATCAACGGATCACGATGAATCCTTTTTCGCCATGATTGATAAGAAAGGTAAATGGCTAGTGACGACAACGCTTAAAGGATTTTCTACGTCTGTGATGGGATTGGCAAGTTCCTACTCATATACTGGGGATGTTATTTTAATTGGTAAGTCTCTTAAGGCGATGGTGCAAGCCTTTAACGAATTGAAAAAGCAAGGTGGAGGATTAATCCTTGTAGAAGAAGATCAAGTTATTGACCGAATTGAGCTCCCCTTACTTGGCATGATGTCGGATAAACCGATGGAAGTCATTATGAACCAAGAACAAAGCTTTACGAAGAAACTAAGAGAACGTGGCTATAAACATGAAGATCCGATGTATAGTTTGCAATTCTTTTCATCCACTCACTTACCTTATATTCGGGTAACACAGAAAGGGATTTACGATGTTCGAAAGAAAAGAATTTTATTTCCGGCAATAATGAGGTAA
- a CDS encoding YerC/YecD family TrpR-related protein — translation MQINKLRGKELDQLFQAILSLKDVEEAYEFFDDLCTINEIQSLAQRLEVARMLRDGYTYHKIETETGASTATISRVKRCLNYGNDGYRMTLDRIDAQELEETQDV, via the coding sequence TTGCAAATTAATAAACTTAGAGGAAAAGAATTGGATCAGTTGTTTCAAGCGATTCTTTCTTTAAAAGACGTTGAAGAAGCGTACGAGTTTTTTGATGATCTTTGTACGATTAATGAAATACAATCACTTGCTCAGCGTCTTGAAGTAGCACGTATGCTAAGAGACGGTTACACGTATCATAAGATTGAAACCGAAACAGGCGCAAGTACTGCAACGATTTCCCGAGTCAAGCGTTGTTTAAACTATGGGAACGATGGCTATCGAATGACGTTAGATCGGATTGACGCCCAGGAGCTTGAAGAAACACAGGATGTATAA
- the ade gene encoding adenine deaminase — MSEPTSLKNQLRAASGEQACDLLLQNATIVDVYTCSTFQGNIAITDGIIVGIGAYTSGKKVVDVKGKWICPSLIDGHVHIESGMVRPEELARVLIPRGVTTIIADPHEIANVGGADAVRYMIEASKDMPLDIKMMVPSSVPAASFEENGATLSSKDADALFKEGNVYGLGEVMDYPAVCSGDDEMLRKISLAKTAGHPIDGHGSGLGEKALNAYRVVGIENDHEAITAEEALERVRKGFYVLMREGTATRDMEAIIPSVTPFNCRRFAFATDDKHLDDLIEEGSIDFNVRKAIELGLNPLQAIQLGSLNAAECFRLQDRGAIAPGKKATFLVVNDLNTFEVDSVYVEGEKVAEKGTLLSSLRSHVEVPLQLLNSVRVKPFTKENLQLPLKNSDKATIIEASLTSIVTKKAVEKVEIENNCFKPNKNQLKLVVMERHHQKGTIGVGICKGIPIKKGAIVSTVAHDSHNIIACGVDDDSLYHAINHVVEIGGGMAVVDGDRVIATLPLAIGGLMSTQSTSQVKTALNKLQEALKVIGYHEEIDPFLTLAFLALPVIPSIKLTSKGLFDVEAFSFIEQ; from the coding sequence ATGAGTGAACCTACGTCTTTAAAAAACCAATTACGTGCGGCAAGTGGAGAGCAAGCATGTGATCTGCTTTTACAAAATGCAACAATTGTTGATGTATACACATGTTCAACGTTTCAAGGGAATATTGCGATCACAGATGGCATAATTGTTGGAATTGGTGCGTATACGAGTGGCAAAAAAGTAGTGGACGTTAAAGGGAAGTGGATTTGCCCTAGTCTTATAGACGGGCATGTACATATTGAATCAGGGATGGTTCGTCCAGAAGAGCTTGCTCGCGTTCTCATACCTAGAGGAGTAACAACAATTATTGCGGATCCTCATGAAATCGCGAATGTTGGTGGAGCAGATGCGGTGCGTTACATGATTGAAGCTTCAAAAGATATGCCACTAGACATAAAGATGATGGTACCATCGAGTGTCCCTGCTGCATCGTTTGAAGAAAACGGCGCAACTCTTTCTAGTAAGGATGCGGACGCCCTTTTTAAAGAAGGCAACGTCTATGGGCTAGGAGAAGTGATGGATTATCCGGCAGTATGTTCAGGGGACGACGAAATGTTGAGAAAGATATCCCTAGCAAAAACAGCAGGCCACCCAATTGATGGTCATGGTTCTGGCTTAGGTGAAAAAGCGCTTAATGCATATCGAGTTGTTGGGATTGAAAATGATCACGAAGCGATTACTGCTGAAGAGGCACTTGAACGAGTGAGAAAAGGCTTTTATGTCCTCATGCGAGAAGGAACGGCAACACGAGATATGGAAGCCATTATACCATCTGTAACGCCATTCAATTGTAGACGTTTTGCTTTTGCTACAGACGATAAGCACTTAGACGATTTAATAGAAGAGGGCAGCATTGACTTTAATGTTCGTAAAGCGATTGAGCTTGGTCTTAATCCTTTGCAGGCGATTCAGCTAGGAAGTTTAAACGCCGCAGAATGCTTTCGATTACAGGATCGGGGTGCCATAGCCCCTGGAAAGAAAGCGACTTTTCTTGTTGTAAATGATTTGAATACGTTTGAGGTAGATAGTGTGTATGTTGAAGGTGAGAAAGTAGCTGAAAAAGGGACATTGCTGTCATCTTTGCGTTCACACGTAGAAGTACCATTACAATTGCTAAACAGCGTTCGTGTGAAGCCATTTACAAAAGAGAACCTTCAGCTCCCACTAAAAAATAGTGACAAGGCAACCATTATTGAAGCGTCTTTAACCTCTATTGTGACGAAGAAAGCAGTCGAAAAAGTAGAAATAGAAAACAACTGCTTTAAACCAAACAAAAACCAGTTAAAGTTAGTTGTGATGGAACGTCACCATCAAAAAGGAACAATCGGAGTTGGGATCTGTAAAGGCATACCTATTAAAAAGGGGGCAATTGTTTCGACAGTTGCACATGATTCACATAATATTATTGCCTGCGGTGTCGATGATGACAGTCTTTACCATGCAATAAATCATGTAGTGGAAATCGGTGGCGGAATGGCAGTAGTAGACGGCGACCGTGTTATTGCAACCCTTCCACTCGCAATCGGAGGATTGATGTCCACACAGTCGACTAGTCAAGTGAAAACGGCGTTAAATAAACTTCAAGAAGCGTTAAAAGTAATAGGCTATCATGAGGAGATTGACCCTTTTCTGACGTTAGCTTTTCTAGCGTTACCTGTTATTCCTTCTATTAAGTTAACTTCAAAAGGGTTATTCGATGTTGAAGCGTTTTCCTTTATTGAACAATAA
- a CDS encoding penicillin acylase family protein — METIKTKQPKQFPWKKTIFITLGGLIFIVLAVLVWAYLQIQKPIPQELGTLELNGLSAEVSVYRDDQGVPHIEANNDYDLYFAQGFVTAQDRLFQMDLSRRQASGQLAEVIGESMLDQDRYFRTFGLRRAAEASEAAYDEETYGYLEAYAAGVNAFMERAIDNGELPIEFRLAGYEPTPWEPLDSLTIGKYMAYDLSGNWQGQAFRHWLAQHVTEEEALDLMPAYPNDGPVILDLAKSVPIDIETAFATTTNYLPHPFSGSNNWVLAGERTASGEPLLADDPHLGLATPSIWYETHLTSPSVNVTGVIFAGVPGIILGSNEDIAWGVTNVGPDVQQLYFEQRHPDNASMFLYDDEWYEAEVITETILVADQEPYEHEITITKNGPLLSEYASFEEEAEYALSMRWTAHEATTELQAVLDFNRADNWDTFADALTSFQAPAQNFVFASKDGTIAYRANGLIPIRPDEDDALVPVPGWDPKYQWKGYIPWDELPTIINPESGIISTANNQIVGEDYPYHITHTWAQPYRHQRIIDVLYASNDHTAEDMMNLQMDVVNLQAEEFVPILIEALEMSELTDVEQQAVTMLQSWNREDRKEEPGPLLFHFWMDGLTKQLFEDDIPTDLYGLFEGRANIVDEMIRAASQGQPGPWIEKAGGLDTLAYKSFQQAVERASELQGATPNDWEWGAFHKVVFNHPLAAISPLNYLFNGSPLPVDGSRITVKAASYNTDTGVVTNGAGWRGVMDLSDLENTHHLVGPGQSGHVFSDSYHNQREAWVHGDYHVTSIDPTIYQPTDRHLTLIPQ, encoded by the coding sequence ATGGAAACGATAAAAACGAAACAACCAAAACAGTTTCCTTGGAAAAAAACGATCTTTATTACACTAGGCGGGTTGATCTTTATCGTTCTAGCAGTCCTCGTTTGGGCTTATCTGCAAATTCAAAAGCCCATTCCACAAGAGTTAGGAACGTTAGAGCTGAATGGATTATCAGCGGAAGTATCTGTCTATCGAGATGATCAAGGGGTTCCGCATATTGAAGCAAATAACGACTATGACCTTTATTTCGCACAAGGTTTTGTTACGGCTCAAGATCGTTTGTTTCAAATGGATCTCAGTCGCAGACAAGCATCTGGTCAATTAGCAGAAGTCATTGGTGAGAGCATGCTTGATCAAGACCGTTACTTCCGTACATTTGGATTACGACGAGCAGCAGAAGCATCAGAGGCAGCATATGATGAAGAAACATACGGTTATTTAGAAGCGTATGCGGCTGGGGTTAATGCGTTTATGGAACGCGCTATTGATAATGGAGAACTTCCCATTGAGTTTCGGCTAGCTGGATACGAACCCACCCCGTGGGAACCGTTAGATTCTTTAACAATCGGCAAATATATGGCCTATGACTTAAGCGGGAATTGGCAAGGCCAGGCGTTCAGACATTGGCTGGCGCAACATGTGACAGAAGAAGAGGCTCTTGATTTAATGCCTGCCTACCCGAATGATGGGCCTGTCATACTAGATTTAGCCAAGTCGGTTCCGATCGACATTGAAACCGCTTTTGCAACAACGACAAATTACTTGCCACACCCTTTTTCAGGTAGTAACAATTGGGTTTTAGCTGGCGAAAGAACAGCTTCCGGTGAGCCTCTCCTTGCTGATGATCCGCATTTAGGGTTAGCGACACCAAGCATTTGGTACGAAACCCATCTAACGTCTCCATCTGTAAATGTAACAGGGGTGATTTTTGCGGGTGTTCCTGGAATTATCCTCGGATCAAATGAAGATATTGCTTGGGGCGTAACAAATGTAGGGCCTGATGTTCAGCAACTTTATTTTGAGCAGCGTCATCCTGATAATGCATCAATGTTTCTGTATGACGATGAGTGGTATGAAGCGGAAGTGATAACAGAAACCATCCTCGTTGCAGATCAAGAGCCATACGAACATGAAATTACGATTACAAAAAACGGTCCTCTCTTATCAGAGTATGCATCTTTTGAAGAAGAGGCGGAATATGCGCTCTCCATGCGCTGGACAGCTCATGAGGCAACAACAGAATTACAAGCTGTTCTCGATTTTAATCGGGCCGATAACTGGGATACATTTGCCGATGCGCTGACGTCTTTTCAAGCTCCGGCGCAAAATTTTGTGTTTGCTAGTAAGGATGGAACGATTGCCTATCGAGCAAACGGACTCATCCCCATTCGCCCCGATGAAGACGATGCATTAGTACCAGTTCCAGGTTGGGACCCTAAATATCAGTGGAAAGGCTACATTCCTTGGGACGAACTTCCAACTATTATTAACCCTGAATCAGGCATTATTTCAACAGCAAATAATCAGATTGTTGGGGAAGACTACCCTTACCACATTACACATACATGGGCACAACCTTATCGACATCAACGAATTATTGACGTGCTCTATGCTTCAAATGATCATACAGCAGAAGACATGATGAATCTGCAAATGGATGTGGTGAATTTGCAGGCAGAAGAATTTGTCCCTATTCTTATTGAAGCACTTGAAATGAGCGAGTTAACGGACGTCGAACAACAAGCAGTAACCATGCTTCAGTCATGGAATCGTGAAGATCGAAAAGAAGAACCAGGACCACTCTTGTTCCATTTTTGGATGGATGGCCTGACAAAGCAACTTTTCGAAGACGACATCCCAACTGACCTTTACGGACTCTTTGAAGGAAGAGCAAACATTGTTGATGAAATGATTCGGGCAGCGAGTCAAGGGCAACCTGGACCTTGGATAGAAAAAGCAGGTGGATTGGATACCCTTGCTTACAAAAGTTTTCAACAAGCCGTTGAACGGGCATCAGAACTTCAAGGGGCAACTCCTAATGACTGGGAGTGGGGGGCGTTTCACAAAGTTGTTTTCAATCACCCACTTGCTGCCATATCTCCTTTAAATTATTTATTTAACGGTTCTCCTTTACCCGTTGATGGAAGCCGTATAACCGTCAAAGCAGCAAGCTACAATACGGATACCGGCGTAGTAACCAATGGAGCTGGCTGGCGTGGTGTAATGGATTTGTCGGATCTAGAGAATACACATCACCTTGTTGGTCCCGGTCAATCTGGCCATGTCTTTAGCGATTCGTATCATAACCAGCGAGAAGCTTGGGTCCACGGAGACTACCACGTGACATCAATTGATCCAACGATTTATCAACCAACAGATCGGCACCTTACATTAATACCGCAATAA
- a CDS encoding aldose 1-epimerase family protein: MENDLLQVEIAHKGAEVQKVTHKSMAQNRMWSGDPAYWGRVSPILFPIVGGLKNETYSYKGKSYTLPRHGFLRDQIFVTDSLSKTKASFHFESSGQFAHVYPFEFTIYIQYELHENALHVHWQVVNDSNEDMLFSIGGHPAFSLPMKEGAKAEDHILTLQSEKEVTSFQVTNNLLKKVESLPQSFSLAPHWFKDDALVYKGIDTVEIVVKEETKLRVDLHGAPYVGIWSPYKEEEEELAFVCIEPWYGIADKWDATGNLEDKEGIQRINAKETFNGGYTIHF, from the coding sequence ATTGAAAATGACTTGTTGCAAGTTGAAATTGCTCATAAAGGTGCAGAAGTTCAGAAGGTTACTCATAAAAGCATGGCTCAAAATAGAATGTGGTCGGGTGATCCAGCTTACTGGGGAAGAGTATCCCCCATTTTATTTCCTATTGTGGGTGGGTTAAAAAATGAAACGTATTCGTATAAGGGAAAGTCATATACACTTCCTCGTCACGGGTTTTTACGGGATCAAATATTTGTAACCGATTCACTATCAAAAACGAAAGCAAGCTTTCATTTTGAATCCTCTGGGCAGTTTGCACATGTGTATCCATTTGAATTTACTATTTATATCCAATATGAATTGCATGAAAACGCCTTACATGTTCATTGGCAGGTAGTCAATGATTCCAACGAAGACATGTTGTTTTCAATTGGAGGACATCCAGCTTTTTCCCTCCCAATGAAAGAAGGCGCCAAAGCAGAAGACCATATCCTTACATTGCAATCAGAGAAAGAGGTAACGTCGTTTCAAGTAACGAACAACTTGCTGAAAAAGGTAGAGTCATTACCACAGTCGTTTTCCCTTGCACCACATTGGTTTAAAGACGATGCCCTCGTATATAAAGGAATCGATACTGTGGAAATTGTTGTGAAGGAAGAAACCAAACTACGTGTTGATCTTCACGGTGCGCCTTATGTTGGCATCTGGTCACCATATAAAGAAGAAGAGGAAGAACTTGCATTTGTTTGTATTGAGCCTTGGTACGGGATTGCTGATAAGTGGGATGCTACTGGAAACTTAGAAGATAAAGAAGGAATCCAGAGGATTAATGCCAAAGAAACATTTAACGGCGGCTATACCATCCATTTTTGA
- a CDS encoding hydroxymethylglutaryl-CoA lyase, whose translation MIEIFEVGVRDGLQNEKTLLTTEQKIEMLEHLVHSGLEKLEAVSFVHPKLVPAMADAEAILAQWNRPSHIQVAGLALNSRGIDRAMMTSITHLHTSIAVSDAFNLKNAKRSVQEGLEDLLPHIKEAQQLKPVTAILATSFGCPFTGMIPSSSLLKMVESFLTAGASKIVLGDTTGMANPSMVKERVASLYDEFGSELKLGLHFHNTRGLALANTLAGYEAGVRHFDASVGGLGGCPYAPLAVGNVCTEDMVHMFHEMDVETGVDLDRLIQTAQMIQNWFPQPLPGMVMKAGKTSALTEQR comes from the coding sequence ATGATTGAAATCTTTGAAGTAGGTGTTCGTGACGGATTACAAAATGAAAAGACTCTATTAACGACGGAACAAAAGATTGAGATGCTTGAACATCTAGTCCATTCTGGTCTCGAAAAATTGGAAGCGGTCTCTTTTGTCCATCCAAAACTGGTTCCTGCGATGGCTGATGCTGAAGCAATTTTGGCCCAATGGAACCGCCCGTCTCATATCCAAGTAGCCGGACTTGCTCTTAATAGTCGCGGTATCGATCGTGCCATGATGACCTCCATCACCCATTTACACACATCTATTGCTGTCAGCGATGCGTTTAACTTAAAAAACGCAAAGCGATCTGTTCAGGAAGGCTTGGAAGACCTCCTGCCCCATATTAAAGAAGCACAACAACTGAAGCCAGTGACAGCAATTCTTGCTACGTCCTTTGGTTGCCCGTTTACGGGGATGATTCCTTCTTCTTCTCTCTTGAAAATGGTTGAGAGCTTCTTAACAGCAGGTGCAAGTAAGATTGTCCTCGGAGATACAACTGGCATGGCAAACCCTTCTATGGTAAAAGAACGAGTCGCTTCATTATATGATGAGTTTGGAAGCGAATTAAAACTTGGTCTCCATTTTCATAATACGCGTGGTTTAGCTCTAGCCAACACCCTTGCTGGCTACGAGGCTGGCGTTCGCCATTTTGATGCATCAGTTGGTGGTTTAGGAGGGTGTCCATACGCACCACTCGCAGTAGGAAATGTCTGTACCGAAGATATGGTACATATGTTTCACGAGATGGATGTAGAAACAGGTGTAGACCTTGATCGTCTTATTCAAACGGCTCAGATGATCCAAAACTGGTTCCCTCAGCCCCTGCCTGGTATGGTTATGAAAGCAGGTAAAACAAGTGCATTAACAGAACAACGCTAA
- a CDS encoding FecCD family ABC transporter permease — MGRQSAVTTLEKAKARSKPSHAILVIGFGFVLLTAALVLSISFGAANISVGTIWDAITAFNPTLTEHQIIYDIRIPRALGAALVGSFLAVSGAIMQGMTRNPLGEPSIMGVMDGAALAIAIMFAFSASISGTSLMVAAFIGAGAGAAFVFFIGSFARGGLTPAKLALAGVTVGAFLSAISSGIAIHFNVAQDISFWFAGGLAGMSWSNLQMIVPVAIGGLTLAIILSRSVTVLSLGEDVAKGLGQRILLIKTLGVIVVLLLTGAGVAVAGAIGFIGLVIPHITRGLVGVDYRYIIPCSAVLGALLLVLADLAARIINAPFETPVGAMTALIGVPFFLYLARRDGRKL, encoded by the coding sequence ATGGGGAGACAATCAGCAGTAACAACTTTAGAAAAAGCAAAAGCGCGCTCAAAACCTAGTCACGCTATTCTTGTGATCGGTTTTGGTTTTGTTCTTTTAACTGCTGCACTGGTTTTATCCATTTCGTTCGGTGCTGCTAACATTAGTGTCGGAACGATTTGGGATGCTATTACAGCATTTAACCCAACATTAACGGAACATCAGATTATTTATGATATTCGTATACCGAGAGCGTTAGGAGCAGCATTAGTTGGGAGCTTCTTGGCTGTATCTGGAGCTATAATGCAGGGCATGACGCGAAATCCTTTAGGAGAACCTTCCATCATGGGTGTAATGGATGGCGCTGCCCTTGCTATTGCCATTATGTTCGCATTTAGTGCAAGTATTTCTGGCACGAGCTTAATGGTGGCCGCGTTTATAGGAGCTGGTGCTGGGGCAGCATTTGTCTTTTTCATTGGGTCCTTTGCCCGAGGTGGACTGACTCCGGCTAAGCTTGCGCTAGCTGGTGTTACGGTGGGAGCTTTTTTAAGCGCAATCTCTTCTGGTATTGCGATTCACTTTAATGTCGCTCAAGATATTAGTTTTTGGTTTGCTGGTGGTTTAGCTGGCATGTCGTGGTCAAACTTGCAAATGATTGTGCCGGTCGCCATTGGCGGATTGACACTTGCTATTATACTCTCTCGCTCTGTAACCGTATTAAGTCTAGGAGAAGATGTAGCAAAAGGATTGGGGCAACGCATTCTTCTCATTAAGACCCTTGGTGTCATTGTGGTGTTATTGCTCACAGGCGCTGGCGTAGCAGTAGCAGGTGCGATTGGTTTTATAGGGTTAGTTATACCGCATATAACAAGAGGTTTAGTAGGCGTTGATTATCGCTATATAATCCCTTGCTCTGCAGTTCTTGGCGCATTGTTACTCGTGTTAGCGGATTTAGCTGCACGAATAATTAATGCACCGTTTGAAACACCAGTCGGGGCAATGACAGCTTTAATCGGCGTTCCGTTCTTCCTGTATCTCGCTAGACGTGACGGGAGGAAATTATAA